In one window of Armatimonadota bacterium DNA:
- a CDS encoding family 10 glycosylhydrolase gives MAGVGAMAGMGIQGIASATEDSPLGDRASAEASGRRLILSAPLTHSDWMLREGVAWGPQGVRHMLDACKACGWSRVYWRCLDGGRSLYRSTLMDAQGKWEDNNFWHPTTPEDEAFTQRYTQMTPDARAALLARIERYDYGAFDTLAEAVRYGHEIGLQIHAWLSINEDDHGWGIRSRFAIAHPESRWRKRDGEFYRSQQSFAFPAVMEYKLAIVREIVENYEVDGIFLDWIRTGDVRDNPQTDGEGVADHGYEDPLVAGFKAKHGVDPHDVPNGDERWVRFRAGPHTEFMRAVRKLVGSRKRDMPVSVMVAHPWCYRGMQDRIHGNLRGLLLDVKTWAREELMDAAVAAGYYLAGGDAEKAYNAVREETEGKVDVWLYAWVPSSVEEVEADVALARTLGARQILFWEADYIDGKPNRDELQAAMRRHAAEGM, from the coding sequence ATGGCGGGCGTAGGGGCAATGGCAGGGATGGGCATACAGGGCATCGCGTCGGCGACGGAGGATTCACCTCTCGGCGACCGCGCATCCGCCGAAGCCTCTGGGCGGAGGCTGATTCTGAGCGCGCCGCTGACGCACTCCGACTGGATGCTGCGCGAGGGCGTGGCGTGGGGGCCGCAGGGCGTGCGTCACATGCTGGACGCCTGCAAGGCGTGCGGGTGGTCGCGGGTGTACTGGCGCTGCCTCGACGGCGGGCGGTCGCTCTATCGCAGCACGTTGATGGACGCGCAGGGCAAATGGGAAGACAATAACTTCTGGCACCCGACGACGCCGGAGGACGAAGCGTTCACCCAACGCTACACGCAAATGACGCCGGATGCGCGTGCGGCGCTGTTGGCAAGAATCGAACGATATGACTACGGGGCCTTCGACACGCTTGCCGAAGCCGTGCGCTACGGCCACGAGATCGGCCTGCAGATCCACGCGTGGCTTTCGATCAACGAGGACGACCACGGCTGGGGAATCCGCAGCCGGTTCGCGATCGCCCACCCGGAAAGCCGCTGGCGCAAGCGCGACGGCGAGTTCTACCGCTCACAGCAGAGCTTCGCGTTTCCCGCAGTGATGGAATACAAGTTGGCCATCGTCCGCGAGATCGTCGAGAACTATGAGGTGGACGGAATCTTCCTGGACTGGATTCGCACGGGTGATGTGCGCGACAACCCGCAAACCGATGGGGAGGGGGTCGCCGATCACGGGTACGAGGATCCGCTGGTCGCGGGCTTCAAGGCGAAGCATGGGGTTGACCCACACGACGTGCCGAACGGCGACGAACGGTGGGTGCGGTTCCGCGCGGGGCCGCACACGGAGTTCATGCGTGCGGTGCGAAAGCTCGTGGGTTCGCGGAAACGCGACATGCCGGTTTCGGTGATGGTGGCGCATCCCTGGTGCTACCGCGGAATGCAGGACCGGATTCACGGCAATCTGCGCGGGCTGCTGCTCGACGTCAAGACGTGGGCGCGTGAAGAGCTGATGGACGCGGCGGTGGCGGCCGGGTACTACCTCGCGGGCGGCGACGCGGAGAAGGCGTACAACGCGGTACGCGAGGAGACGGAGGGCAAAGTGGACGTGTGGCTCTATGCATGGGTGCCGTCGTCGGTGGAGGAGGTCGAGGCGGACGTTGCCCTGGCGCGCACGCTGGGCGCCAGGCAGATCCTGTTCTGGGAAGCGGATTACATAGACGGCAAGCCGAACCGGGATGAGCTGCAAGCGGCGATGCGTCGCCACGCGGCGGAGGGCATGTGA
- a CDS encoding PD40 domain-containing protein: MKRFLLCSLAFALLGITALAAPADSKPTLAFLGQRDGRVEVYSWSVGEAAPRQLTDIGASWAADLRWSPDGRRLCVTLNQEGLGLWVIDAANGEATRLTPVEEDALEPRWDADGAILYFSAGSTWPSTAPVWRRQDAPTADDPELQRIYRVPAAGGDITAITGPGRYFDLAPAPGGGVIFGEDLGDGTSRLVHAGRDGTVVRYWEPQAGAWLGAPAPFGEALAAEQLIGWDASLALLSNGDCRTFAHDHLAWFPTWSPDGKGILAETVFNDRRAILWADPGRGTTRLWGRPSGDWNEWNPQWSPDAKLVAYTSDNGGKWRVCVATRSGRDLAASPDNFERGYAGVFRPQGGAR, translated from the coding sequence ATGAAACGATTCCTTCTCTGCAGCCTGGCCTTCGCGCTGCTCGGCATCACCGCGCTCGCAGCGCCGGCCGACTCGAAACCAACGCTCGCCTTCCTCGGCCAGCGCGACGGGCGCGTTGAGGTGTACTCGTGGTCGGTCGGAGAAGCTGCGCCGCGGCAGTTGACCGACATCGGCGCCTCGTGGGCCGCGGACCTTAGATGGTCGCCCGACGGACGGCGGCTGTGCGTCACGCTGAACCAGGAGGGGCTCGGCCTGTGGGTGATTGACGCCGCCAACGGCGAGGCGACGCGCCTGACGCCTGTTGAAGAAGACGCCCTGGAGCCCCGTTGGGATGCGGATGGCGCGATACTGTATTTCTCGGCCGGTTCGACGTGGCCGTCCACCGCCCCCGTCTGGCGCCGCCAGGATGCGCCGACCGCCGACGATCCGGAGTTGCAGCGCATTTACCGCGTACCTGCCGCCGGCGGCGACATCACCGCCATCACCGGACCCGGGCGCTACTTCGACCTCGCGCCCGCGCCCGGCGGCGGAGTGATCTTCGGGGAAGACCTCGGCGACGGCACATCGCGCCTGGTGCACGCGGGCCGCGACGGCACGGTCGTCCGTTACTGGGAACCGCAGGCAGGCGCATGGCTCGGCGCTCCCGCGCCCTTCGGGGAAGCGCTGGCTGCGGAGCAGCTCATCGGCTGGGATGCGAGCCTGGCGCTGCTCTCCAACGGTGATTGCAGGACTTTCGCGCACGACCACTTGGCCTGGTTCCCGACGTGGAGCCCGGACGGGAAAGGCATCCTGGCGGAGACGGTCTTCAACGACCGCCGGGCTATCCTGTGGGCTGACCCGGGACGTGGCACGACCCGCCTTTGGGGCCGCCCGAGCGGCGATTGGAACGAGTGGAATCCGCAGTGGTCGCCCGATGCCAAGCTGGTCGCATACACCAGCGACAACGGAGGGAAATGGCGCGTCTGCGTCGCGACCCGGTCCGGCAGAGATCTCGCGGCCTCGCCGGACAACTTCGAGCGAGGGTACGCCGGCGTCTTCCGGCCGCAGGGAGGCGCGAGATGA
- a CDS encoding metallophosphoesterase, producing MRLRSALLLVLLSCAAPCAARDASGKLDKLVLPNECRPALAMPGDSFQVLVRDGEINAEVTVILSGRDARAALDLRATGRREPDGAAWFRATVPADLLPGAYSLTVQLGAQSDTNPRSVFVVEGFPTDYTVAQLTDTHIGSGRFPAAETLRSLAAEVNREKPFLILITGDVTDHGEPNEYQAFVELLSCFDAPTVVCAGNHDRNRPTLDSAFLEYCGDANYFFNVGSDRFVACDTEFRWTDWQRDPQWLAVVHALRGEPSTRWRVLFTHRYEPGMSHHLQRYLYGNRLLAYVAGHWHHDFVGEFPGGTKWIATAPSVAGCWRMFDIGPQGIAIGPLRRTTGG from the coding sequence ATGAGACTCCGCTCCGCCCTGCTCCTGGTGCTGCTGAGCTGTGCCGCGCCGTGCGCCGCCCGCGACGCGTCGGGTAAGCTCGACAAACTCGTCCTGCCCAACGAATGCCGACCCGCTCTGGCGATGCCCGGTGACAGCTTCCAAGTACTAGTCCGCGATGGCGAGATAAACGCGGAGGTCACCGTGATCCTCTCCGGGCGCGACGCGCGCGCTGCTCTCGATCTGCGCGCGACCGGCCGCCGCGAGCCGGACGGCGCTGCATGGTTTCGCGCGACCGTGCCTGCGGATCTTCTCCCCGGGGCGTATTCGCTGACCGTTCAGCTCGGCGCGCAGTCCGACACCAACCCGCGATCCGTCTTCGTCGTCGAAGGCTTTCCCACGGACTACACAGTCGCGCAGCTCACCGACACGCACATCGGCTCCGGCCGATTCCCGGCGGCGGAGACTCTGCGCTCGCTGGCCGCCGAGGTCAACCGGGAGAAGCCCTTCCTCATCCTCATCACCGGCGACGTGACCGACCACGGGGAGCCGAATGAGTACCAGGCATTTGTCGAACTGCTGAGCTGCTTCGACGCGCCGACGGTCGTCTGCGCGGGGAACCACGACCGCAATCGCCCAACGCTCGACAGCGCGTTCCTGGAATACTGCGGGGATGCGAACTACTTCTTCAACGTGGGATCAGATCGTTTCGTGGCCTGCGACACCGAGTTCCGCTGGACTGACTGGCAGAGGGATCCCCAGTGGCTCGCTGTGGTTCACGCGCTGCGCGGCGAGCCGTCAACCCGCTGGCGCGTGCTCTTCACCCATCGCTACGAGCCGGGGATGTCCCACCACCTCCAGCGCTACCTCTACGGGAATCGCCTCTTGGCCTACGTCGCCGGCCACTGGCATCACGACTTCGTCGGCGAGTTCCCGGGTGGAACCAAGTGGATCGCCACCGCCCCCTCCGTCGCAGGCTGCTGGCGCATGTTCGACATTGGGCCGCAGGGCATCGCCATTGGCCCGCTGCGACGGACGACCGGCGGCTAG
- a CDS encoding sporulation protein: MALERVKEMLDQVAGTARVETAYGESREVAGKTIIPVARVSYGGGGGGQGRQGEAEQGQEGVGGGGGLGVNVQPLGCFIVTKESERWVPVVDVTRVAVAGSMVAVMLLWTIRKIAGSRRED, from the coding sequence ATGGCGCTTGAGCGCGTGAAGGAAATGCTCGACCAGGTGGCAGGCACCGCGCGGGTCGAGACGGCGTACGGTGAATCGCGCGAGGTCGCCGGCAAGACCATCATACCGGTCGCGCGCGTGTCGTACGGCGGCGGGGGCGGCGGCCAGGGCCGTCAGGGCGAGGCCGAGCAGGGCCAGGAGGGCGTCGGGGGAGGCGGCGGCCTGGGGGTCAACGTTCAGCCCTTGGGCTGCTTCATCGTCACGAAAGAGAGCGAACGGTGGGTGCCGGTGGTTGACGTCACCAGGGTCGCCGTGGCGGGATCCATGGTGGCGGTCATGCTGTTGTGGACGATCCGGAAGATCGCGGGCAGCCGGCGCGAGGACTAG
- a CDS encoding cellulase family glycosylhydrolase, translating into YGNSLYESDQSVRTEEGRQAFARFAAAAAGRYRGRGIIWELWNEPNIGFWKPQPSVNDYMALAKVVFPAIRQADAGALCAAPATSGIPMDFLEECFRQGLLDLVDGVTVHPYRKQPPETAAEDYERLRELIARYCPDRPDMPILSGEWGYSSVWDDFDEKRQGQYLPRQFLTNLMSGVPLSIWYDWHDDGPDPKEPEHHFGTVTLDYQPKPAYRAMERLVKALTGMRFVKRLESAPEDYLLLFSDGKRYRIAAWTTGDAHDVEAIPGQKAYLHGDPFYIFVPADRILTKDMTIGPRSAAEDAIREAVFRYEMQRNSADAYFLATGQDEDHDPGDDLMQQFMRDEGVKPFSRCSLTDARFVDQATGKPGMILRARTITWISESEVTVEGGYSTGLNAGVGKTYRVIRKDTRWVVDGERTLWVS; encoded by the coding sequence CTACGGTAATTCGCTGTACGAAAGCGACCAGAGCGTGCGCACGGAAGAAGGCCGGCAAGCGTTCGCGCGGTTCGCGGCGGCGGCGGCCGGGCGCTACCGCGGGCGCGGCATCATCTGGGAGCTGTGGAACGAGCCGAACATCGGGTTCTGGAAGCCGCAGCCGAGTGTCAACGACTACATGGCTCTGGCGAAGGTGGTGTTCCCGGCGATTCGGCAGGCCGATGCCGGAGCGCTCTGTGCGGCGCCGGCGACCTCAGGCATCCCGATGGACTTCCTGGAGGAGTGTTTCCGCCAGGGGCTGCTCGATCTCGTGGATGGGGTGACGGTTCACCCCTACCGCAAGCAGCCGCCGGAGACCGCGGCGGAGGACTACGAGCGGCTGCGGGAACTCATCGCGCGGTACTGCCCCGACCGACCCGACATGCCGATTCTGTCGGGCGAGTGGGGGTACTCGTCCGTGTGGGATGATTTCGACGAAAAGCGCCAGGGGCAGTACCTTCCGCGGCAGTTCCTGACGAATCTGATGTCGGGGGTGCCGCTGTCCATCTGGTACGACTGGCACGATGACGGACCGGACCCGAAGGAGCCGGAGCATCATTTCGGGACGGTGACGCTGGACTATCAGCCGAAGCCCGCCTACCGGGCGATGGAGCGACTGGTGAAGGCGCTCACGGGGATGCGCTTCGTCAAGCGACTCGAGTCGGCGCCGGAGGACTACCTGCTGCTGTTCTCGGATGGGAAGCGGTACCGGATTGCGGCGTGGACAACCGGCGACGCGCACGACGTGGAGGCGATCCCGGGGCAGAAGGCGTATCTTCACGGCGACCCCTTCTACATTTTCGTGCCGGCGGATCGCATCTTGACCAAGGACATGACCATCGGCCCGCGGTCGGCGGCGGAAGACGCGATTCGCGAGGCGGTTTTCCGCTACGAGATGCAACGCAACTCGGCGGACGCCTACTTCCTGGCGACCGGGCAGGACGAAGATCACGACCCGGGGGACGATCTGATGCAGCAGTTCATGCGCGACGAAGGGGTGAAGCCGTTCTCGCGATGCTCGCTGACGGATGCCCGGTTCGTGGACCAGGCGACGGGGAAGCCGGGCATGATTCTGCGTGCCCGCACGATCACATGGATCAGTGAGAGTGAGGTTACGGTTGAAGGGGGGTACTCCACGGGGCTCAATGCCGGCGTCGGCAAGACCTATCGCGTGATTCGCAAGGACACGCGATGGGTCGTGGACGGTGAGCGGACGCTGTGGGTTTCGTGA
- a CDS encoding FtsX-like permease family protein, producing GVIQVRNMNRDLYLPVTTALKRFTDPDLPERVDEIAVQIADASQVVPSSWVMRRILERAHRGVEDYQIIIPNELLEQSQRTQRIFNIVMGSIAALSLLVGGIGIMNIMLATVTQRAREIGVRRCIGATRGDIVRQFLVECLVITTIGGIFGVVGGITGARAISYFADWKTVVSGTAVMLSLVVSFSVGLIFGLYPAIRAAMIEPMEALRAE from the coding sequence CGGCGTCATTCAGGTGCGCAACATGAACCGCGACCTGTACCTGCCGGTGACGACGGCGCTGAAACGCTTCACCGATCCAGATCTGCCGGAGCGCGTCGACGAAATCGCGGTGCAGATCGCCGATGCAAGCCAGGTCGTGCCATCCTCGTGGGTGATGCGGCGCATTCTCGAGCGCGCACACCGGGGCGTCGAAGACTATCAGATCATCATTCCCAACGAGCTGCTCGAGCAAAGCCAGCGCACGCAGCGCATCTTCAACATTGTCATGGGATCCATCGCCGCATTGTCGCTGCTGGTGGGCGGCATCGGCATCATGAACATCATGCTCGCCACCGTCACCCAGCGCGCCCGGGAGATCGGCGTCCGCCGCTGCATCGGTGCCACCCGCGGCGACATCGTGCGCCAGTTCCTCGTCGAGTGCCTCGTCATCACCACCATCGGCGGCATCTTCGGCGTGGTCGGCGGCATTACGGGGGCGCGGGCGATCTCGTACTTCGCCGACTGGAAGACCGTCGTCTCCGGCACAGCAGTCATGCTGTCGCTCGTCGTGTCGTTCTCCGTCGGGCTGATCTTCGGCCTCTACCCGGCGATCCGTGCCGCCATGATTGAGCCCATGGAAGCCCTGCGCGCGGAGTAG
- the mscL gene encoding large-conductance mechanosensitive channel protein MscL, whose product MLKEFREFAMKGSLIDMAVGIVIGLAFGAIVQSLVADVLMPPIGLVLGDVDFVNLFAVLKSGGPAGPYASLADAKAAGAVTINYGAFINTIINFLIVAFAMFLVVRGINRARRKAEAPPAEPTTKDCQYCFSAIPIKATRCPQCTSDLQGAAR is encoded by the coding sequence ATGCTCAAAGAGTTCAGAGAGTTCGCGATGAAGGGCAGCCTGATTGACATGGCGGTCGGCATCGTCATCGGTCTCGCGTTCGGCGCGATCGTGCAGTCGCTCGTCGCCGATGTCCTCATGCCGCCGATCGGGCTGGTTCTCGGTGATGTGGATTTCGTGAATCTGTTCGCCGTTCTCAAATCCGGCGGGCCCGCGGGGCCATACGCCTCCCTCGCCGACGCCAAAGCCGCCGGCGCGGTGACGATCAACTACGGGGCGTTCATCAACACCATCATCAACTTTCTGATCGTCGCCTTCGCGATGTTCCTCGTCGTGCGCGGGATCAATCGGGCGAGACGGAAAGCGGAAGCGCCTCCGGCCGAGCCGACGACGAAGGACTGTCAGTATTGCTTCTCCGCCATCCCGATCAAGGCGACGCGGTGTCCGCAGTGCACTTCCGATTTGCAGGGCGCGGCAAGATGA
- a CDS encoding penicillin acylase family protein → MRTWYRIATTLTLAALLPTAAVAQITFERVYSLEYGGETVWVCRDDYGVPHIYAPSEPALFYANGYTTAEDRLYQLELYRRDGKGTLAALLGSDYIGHDQQVRRDGYTEAERQAKFDALAQRFKTMLQSYRDGINAYIAEAVADPDNKLPKEFWDLGVTPEPWAVTDSMAIMQMMARRFGAAGGNELSNQAYLDANGWDAFNAWFPLNDPTAPTTIPDAEAPPPPAGGAAAALTDTGLPRNSFPGISPDVVQRMRDEERDFLRVLKELGLPTKLGSFANVVDTSKSATGNPMLLGAPQMGYDEPQISNEADLHAPGFHCAGMQFAGWPSILIGRNCDLAWTTTSGASDNRDTVIETLNPAQQTQYWYQSAWRDVEHRVEHIEVAGGSPVDYDVYRTVHGPVIGADLPGNIAFAMHMTYWNDEAGTVAAFLDFNLATTIAEFEQGVQQIVTSHNFVCADRFSNIGYWHVGRYPIRAVGVDPRLPVSGEGDQEWQGFRAFADLPQLLNPLQAYLSNWNNKPVYWWDHGDLRAWIGWQHVQLIIDLMDPDPSVTFDDMEAIPYNINDKGTYMQVVEVGDDLGLPAVNILPPGQSGFIDKNGVYAAHFFDQKDAYFNWQYKPFLFLMPGVISGRVRDADTLADLVGATVEAYLGGELVRSAATNDTGTYTIPDLPPGQYVVTVSQQGYYSETQTAVTVDAGATVALDFDLEPRIFEDVAKDFWARPYIEAIFREGITGGCGADPPLYCPTNNVTRGQMAVFICKAAGKTWLDPGAPTFSDVAETHPFYGWIERLADPASWGGIPPTGGCGGGRYCPTSATTRGQIAVFLCKANGTTWLDPGTPTFDDVAETHPFYGWIERLADPGSWTVPPTSGCAIGPPPRYCPTNSVTRAQMAAFLCRAFDIPY, encoded by the coding sequence GTGAGGACCTGGTACCGCATCGCGACTACACTGACGCTTGCCGCGCTGCTCCCGACCGCTGCTGTCGCGCAGATCACCTTCGAGCGCGTCTATTCCCTGGAATACGGCGGCGAGACCGTCTGGGTCTGCCGCGATGACTACGGCGTGCCGCATATCTATGCCCCGAGCGAGCCGGCACTGTTCTACGCCAACGGCTACACCACCGCCGAGGACCGGCTGTACCAGTTGGAGCTGTACCGTCGCGACGGGAAGGGCACGCTGGCGGCGCTGCTGGGGTCGGATTACATCGGCCACGACCAACAGGTGCGCCGCGACGGCTACACGGAAGCCGAGCGCCAGGCGAAATTCGACGCGCTGGCCCAACGTTTCAAGACGATGCTGCAGAGCTACCGCGACGGCATCAACGCCTACATCGCGGAGGCCGTCGCCGACCCCGATAACAAACTGCCCAAGGAGTTCTGGGACCTCGGCGTGACGCCCGAGCCGTGGGCGGTCACCGACTCCATGGCGATCATGCAAATGATGGCGCGGCGCTTCGGAGCAGCCGGCGGCAACGAGTTGAGCAATCAGGCCTACCTGGATGCCAATGGCTGGGACGCGTTCAACGCCTGGTTTCCCCTCAACGACCCGACCGCGCCGACGACGATTCCGGATGCAGAGGCGCCGCCTCCGCCCGCCGGCGGAGCCGCAGCCGCGCTTACGGATACCGGCCTCCCGCGCAACTCCTTCCCCGGCATCTCCCCCGATGTCGTCCAGCGTATGCGGGATGAAGAGCGTGACTTCCTGCGCGTGCTCAAGGAACTGGGCCTGCCGACGAAGCTCGGGAGCTTCGCCAACGTGGTTGATACCTCGAAGTCGGCCACGGGGAACCCCATGCTCCTCGGCGCGCCGCAGATGGGCTACGACGAGCCGCAGATCTCCAACGAGGCGGACCTGCACGCCCCTGGCTTTCACTGCGCCGGCATGCAGTTTGCTGGGTGGCCGTCCATCCTCATCGGCCGCAACTGCGACCTCGCCTGGACGACGACCAGCGGGGCCTCCGACAACCGGGACACCGTCATCGAAACGCTCAACCCGGCGCAGCAGACTCAGTACTGGTACCAGAGCGCGTGGCGCGACGTGGAGCACCGCGTGGAGCACATCGAGGTCGCCGGGGGATCGCCGGTTGACTACGATGTCTACCGCACTGTCCACGGACCGGTCATCGGCGCCGACCTGCCCGGCAATATCGCCTTCGCGATGCACATGACGTACTGGAATGACGAGGCCGGCACCGTCGCGGCGTTTCTCGACTTCAACCTGGCGACGACCATCGCTGAGTTCGAGCAAGGCGTCCAGCAGATCGTGACCAGTCACAACTTCGTGTGCGCCGACCGCTTCAGCAATATCGGCTACTGGCACGTAGGGCGCTATCCGATCCGCGCCGTCGGCGTCGACCCGCGCCTGCCCGTGAGCGGCGAGGGCGACCAGGAGTGGCAGGGCTTTCGCGCCTTCGCCGACCTGCCGCAGCTGCTCAACCCGTTGCAGGCCTACTTGTCGAACTGGAACAACAAGCCGGTGTACTGGTGGGATCACGGGGACCTGCGCGCGTGGATCGGCTGGCAGCACGTGCAGCTCATCATAGACCTCATGGATCCGGATCCGTCCGTCACGTTCGATGACATGGAAGCGATCCCGTACAACATCAACGACAAGGGCACCTACATGCAGGTGGTCGAGGTCGGAGACGACCTGGGGTTGCCCGCCGTCAACATCTTGCCGCCGGGGCAGAGCGGGTTCATTGACAAGAACGGTGTGTACGCTGCCCACTTCTTCGACCAGAAGGACGCATACTTCAACTGGCAGTACAAGCCGTTTCTCTTCCTCATGCCCGGCGTCATCAGCGGGCGGGTGCGCGACGCGGACACGCTGGCGGACCTCGTCGGGGCCACGGTCGAGGCGTACCTCGGCGGCGAGCTGGTCAGGTCGGCGGCGACCAATGACACCGGGACTTACACCATCCCGGACCTTCCTCCCGGGCAGTACGTCGTGACGGTGTCGCAGCAGGGGTACTACAGCGAGACGCAGACCGCCGTCACCGTGGACGCCGGCGCGACCGTTGCTCTGGACTTCGACCTCGAGCCTCGCATTTTCGAAGACGTGGCCAAGGATTTCTGGGCGCGGCCGTATATCGAGGCGATCTTCCGCGAGGGGATCACCGGCGGGTGCGGCGCGGATCCGCCGCTGTACTGTCCGACCAACAACGTGACCCGCGGCCAGATGGCGGTCTTCATCTGCAAAGCCGCCGGCAAGACCTGGCTCGATCCCGGCGCGCCGACGTTCAGCGACGTGGCGGAGACCCATCCGTTCTACGGTTGGATCGAGCGCCTGGCGGATCCCGCCTCGTGGGGCGGCATTCCTCCCACTGGCGGCTGCGGCGGCGGCAGGTACTGCCCTACTTCGGCGACGACGCGCGGGCAGATCGCCGTATTCCTGTGCAAGGCCAACGGCACGACGTGGCTCGATCCCGGCACGCCGACATTCGACGATGTCGCGGAGACGCATCCGTTCTACGGTTGGATCGAGCGCCTGGCGGATCCCGGCTCGTGGACCGTTCCCCCCACCAGCGGCTGTGCCATAGGACCTCCGCCTCGCTATTGCCCGACGAACAGCGTGACGCGCGCTCAGATGGCGGCCTTCCTGTGCCGCGCGTTTGACATACCGTACTAG